A region of Paraburkholderia sp. BL23I1N1 DNA encodes the following proteins:
- a CDS encoding MdtP family multidrug efflux transporter outer membrane subunit gives MNARSGPRVGSWRRCALCIAWSLCVGLPGCALIHKNGTPYAGISPEQINLADDIHLAREGWPAARWWDRYRDAQLDALIDQALANAPTMVIARTRVAQAKSDVELVRTGSSLQVVALALLDREHVSANGFIGPYAMNEPALGLTGPWYTEGIVGLGAGLNIDIWGKRRAQVAASLGVHNARLAETSAVELEISTDVAQLYYGIQTTYQLIDLLNESRELAVFSVEAHDARAVRGLEPSTPLEEARAQQLAIERQIVSARSQLRQFRESLRALVGAGPNGLPPVEPVALPRSQAALPATLSYELLARRPDLQAMRWYVEASFDRIDAAKAAFYPSFDIKAFFGVDALHLADLFTHASQQINLIPGLYLPIFDGGRLNANLSGAREGSNLLIEQYNQAVLNAVRDVAQTGSRLQALDTEAGLQKQRIESVTFARDSVEAHYQRGLTSRLAALEARQPVIAEQIALLTLNGQMLGQEIALTKALGGGYRAEPPVEVKPR, from the coding sequence ATGAACGCGCGATCCGGTCCCCGCGTTGGGTCGTGGCGCCGCTGTGCCCTGTGCATCGCGTGGTCGTTGTGCGTCGGCCTGCCGGGTTGTGCGCTGATCCACAAAAACGGCACGCCGTATGCCGGGATTTCTCCCGAGCAGATCAATCTTGCCGACGACATCCATCTTGCGCGAGAAGGTTGGCCCGCGGCGCGCTGGTGGGACCGCTATCGCGATGCGCAGCTCGACGCGCTCATCGATCAGGCGCTCGCCAATGCACCGACGATGGTGATTGCGCGTACCCGTGTCGCCCAGGCCAAGTCGGACGTCGAGCTTGTCCGAACGGGATCGAGCCTTCAGGTCGTGGCGCTGGCCCTGCTGGATCGAGAACATGTTTCCGCGAACGGCTTTATCGGCCCGTACGCGATGAACGAACCGGCCCTGGGGCTGACGGGTCCCTGGTACACCGAGGGCATCGTCGGACTGGGCGCAGGTCTGAACATCGATATCTGGGGCAAGCGGCGCGCGCAGGTCGCGGCGTCGCTCGGCGTGCACAATGCGCGGCTTGCCGAGACGTCCGCCGTCGAACTCGAAATCTCGACCGACGTCGCGCAGCTGTACTACGGCATTCAAACGACTTACCAGCTTATTGATCTGCTGAACGAATCGCGCGAGTTGGCGGTGTTCTCGGTGGAAGCACACGACGCGCGTGCGGTGCGCGGACTGGAGCCCAGCACCCCGCTCGAAGAAGCCCGTGCGCAGCAACTGGCGATCGAACGGCAGATCGTTTCGGCGCGAAGCCAGCTCCGGCAGTTTCGCGAATCGTTGCGCGCGCTGGTCGGCGCGGGACCCAACGGCTTGCCTCCGGTCGAGCCCGTTGCATTGCCGCGCTCGCAAGCAGCCTTGCCCGCGACGCTCTCTTATGAACTCCTCGCCCGGCGGCCCGATCTTCAGGCGATGCGCTGGTATGTGGAGGCCTCGTTCGACCGGATCGACGCTGCGAAAGCGGCGTTTTATCCGAGCTTCGACATCAAGGCATTCTTCGGCGTCGATGCGCTGCATCTCGCCGATCTCTTCACACACGCGAGCCAGCAGATCAATCTGATTCCGGGCCTGTATTTGCCGATCTTCGACGGCGGCCGGCTCAACGCGAACCTGAGCGGGGCCCGTGAGGGGAGCAACCTGTTGATCGAGCAGTACAACCAGGCCGTCCTCAACGCGGTACGCGATGTTGCGCAGACGGGCAGCCGCCTGCAAGCCCTCGATACGGAGGCCGGGTTGCAGAAGCAACGGATCGAATCCGTTACGTTCGCGCGAGATAGCGTGGAAGCGCACTATCAGCGAGGCCTGACCAGCCGGCTGGCGGCGCTCGAGGCACGTCAGCCCGTGATCGCGGAACAGATCGCGCTACTCACGCTCAATGGTCAGATGCTCGGTCAGGAGATTGCGTTGACGAAGGCGCTCGGCGGCGGTTATCGCGCCGAGCCGCCCGTCGAAGTCAAGCCGCGTTGA
- a CDS encoding phospholipase D family protein, whose product MIKLRILSAVFLVVLLTACASLPPQTDRTPTYAPQNTDTTRLGAIFAPQEQQHPDSSAFHLLPDPEDAIVARVMLAETADRTLDLQYYIWHDDLTGRELAAALLKAADRGVKVRVLLDDLGTNADDQVLLTLTSHPNIEIRLFNPVASRSFKKLASALEFSRVNRRMHNKAMIADNEAAILGGRNVGDEYFGASSVVTFGDLDVLVHGPIVRKVSNAFDEFWNADSAYPIDRLMGQRAGPAALADYRAKLDIYIESQHDTPYIVLARQRLAQVMAGRHDDYSWGKAILLYDDPSKITRAPDDPQGHLMTQFTALDLQPKKEMLIISPYFVPGDSGVAWIRKQTGRGVRVTVLTNSLAATDVAAVHAGYQRYRKDLLAAGVRLYELKPVATDSAADKKKLIFGSSKASLHAKTYVFDRQSIFIGSMNLDPRSSNLNTEIGVLCESEAAARQVIDDVEPKLDRIAWRVEQRTDASGNTRIVWIDTGADGTVTELDKEPGVSVLRRIDIWFLSLLPIESEL is encoded by the coding sequence ATGATCAAGCTTCGCATTCTGAGCGCAGTCTTTCTTGTTGTTCTGCTCACTGCCTGCGCCAGTCTGCCGCCACAGACCGATCGGACGCCAACCTATGCGCCTCAGAACACCGACACAACGCGTCTTGGCGCGATCTTTGCGCCACAGGAGCAACAGCATCCAGACAGCAGTGCGTTTCATCTGTTGCCGGACCCCGAAGATGCAATTGTGGCTCGTGTCATGCTCGCCGAAACTGCGGACCGCACGCTTGACCTGCAATACTACATCTGGCACGACGATCTAACGGGACGCGAGCTTGCGGCGGCACTGCTCAAAGCAGCAGATCGCGGCGTAAAAGTGCGGGTGCTGCTGGACGACCTGGGCACGAATGCAGACGACCAGGTTCTGCTCACGCTCACCTCACATCCAAACATCGAGATACGACTATTCAATCCCGTCGCGAGTCGCAGTTTCAAAAAACTGGCGTCCGCCCTCGAGTTTTCCCGGGTCAATCGACGCATGCACAACAAGGCGATGATTGCGGATAACGAGGCCGCGATCCTGGGCGGGCGGAATGTCGGTGATGAATACTTTGGGGCATCGAGCGTCGTTACTTTCGGAGACCTCGATGTTCTTGTGCACGGTCCGATTGTCCGCAAAGTTTCCAATGCCTTCGACGAGTTCTGGAATGCCGATTCGGCCTATCCCATCGACCGGCTAATGGGACAGCGCGCGGGGCCGGCCGCCCTGGCCGACTACCGCGCGAAATTGGACATATACATCGAATCGCAGCACGACACGCCCTACATTGTGCTAGCGAGGCAACGGCTGGCTCAGGTCATGGCGGGGCGCCATGACGACTATTCCTGGGGCAAAGCCATACTGCTCTACGATGATCCGTCCAAGATCACGCGCGCACCGGACGACCCGCAGGGTCATCTCATGACCCAATTCACGGCACTGGATCTTCAACCCAAGAAGGAGATGCTGATCATCTCGCCGTACTTCGTACCTGGAGATAGCGGCGTCGCATGGATACGCAAGCAGACCGGGCGCGGCGTACGCGTCACGGTGTTGACAAACTCGCTTGCGGCGACTGACGTTGCTGCCGTGCATGCAGGATACCAACGCTACCGAAAGGATCTGCTCGCCGCGGGGGTGCGCCTCTATGAACTGAAACCAGTTGCTACAGATAGCGCAGCAGATAAAAAGAAACTCATATTCGGTTCTTCCAAGGCATCGCTGCATGCGAAGACGTACGTGTTCGACCGTCAAAGCATTTTCATTGGCTCGATGAATCTTGACCCGCGTTCGAGCAACCTCAACACGGAAATTGGTGTTCTTTGCGAAAGTGAGGCAGCTGCCAGGCAGGTGATCGACGACGTCGAGCCGAAACTGGACCGGATTGCCTGGCGAGTGGAACAACGCACTGATGCAAGCGGCAACACGCGGATCGTATGGATCGATACCGGTGCGGATGGAACGGTGACAGAACTTGACAAGGAGCCTGGCGTGTCTGTCCTGCGGCGCATCGATATCTGGTTCCTGAGCCTTCTGCCAATTGAGTCGGAGCTGTGA
- a CDS encoding TAXI family TRAP transporter solute-binding subunit, with product MMRHRFQSMHLRRDHPAGVQSDLTWTFAPVAVLVVLVVVLVVWLANPAPPKTITISAGPPNSSFLLTAGEYRKILARSGITLKVLESDGSLQNLRRLLDPNEHVDLALVQGGVSQGLPTSSLMSLGSVFYVPIVVFYRGTGVTRLSQLAGRRIAIGREGSGTRVLSLTLLEANGIAPGGDTTLVPTEGVQAAKQLVAGDVDAVFLSGDSTTRAVMLRLLRVPGISLLDFKEASAYTRLFPYLDEIDLPPGVLDLARTIPPETIHLISPTVELVARSNLHPALSDLLIEAAQEVHGLPGLLQRAGQFPSPVARDYRISADATRYYKSGKSFLYRTLPFWLASVVDRTLFLLVPVAVLLLPALRLVPALYQWRVRSRIYRHYGSLIAIERRALNHSTAEERKAFMAELDHIEESLNRQRTPLAYADAFYVLREHVGFVRGRLSEAVRRESGQ from the coding sequence ATGATGCGGCATCGCTTTCAGAGTATGCATTTACGGCGCGACCATCCTGCTGGGGTACAGAGCGACCTGACGTGGACGTTTGCGCCGGTCGCGGTCCTCGTCGTGCTTGTGGTGGTGCTCGTCGTATGGCTGGCGAATCCGGCTCCGCCGAAGACCATCACGATAAGCGCCGGCCCGCCCAATAGTTCGTTCCTGCTGACGGCCGGCGAGTACCGGAAGATCCTTGCTCGCAGCGGCATCACGCTCAAGGTGCTGGAGTCCGATGGTTCATTGCAGAATCTGCGGCGGCTGCTGGATCCCAACGAGCATGTCGATCTTGCGTTAGTGCAAGGCGGGGTTTCGCAAGGATTGCCGACGTCGTCGCTGATGTCGCTAGGCAGTGTTTTCTATGTGCCGATCGTCGTGTTCTACCGCGGCACGGGCGTCACCAGATTGTCTCAGCTTGCGGGAAGACGAATCGCAATCGGCCGCGAAGGCAGCGGCACGCGCGTGCTGTCACTGACGTTACTGGAAGCCAACGGCATCGCACCCGGCGGCGACACCACACTGGTGCCGACCGAAGGCGTGCAGGCCGCGAAGCAGCTAGTCGCGGGTGATGTCGACGCCGTATTCCTGAGCGGCGATTCGACCACCCGTGCGGTGATGCTCCGGCTGCTCAGGGTGCCCGGCATCTCGTTGTTGGACTTCAAGGAAGCAAGCGCCTATACGCGTCTGTTCCCCTACCTTGACGAAATCGATCTTCCGCCCGGCGTGCTCGATCTTGCCCGAACGATTCCGCCGGAGACCATCCACCTGATCAGCCCGACCGTCGAACTGGTCGCCCGCTCGAATCTTCACCCGGCGCTGTCGGATCTCCTCATCGAGGCTGCGCAGGAGGTCCACGGCTTGCCGGGGCTCCTGCAGCGAGCCGGACAGTTTCCCAGTCCGGTCGCCCGTGACTACCGGATCAGCGCGGACGCCACGCGCTATTACAAATCCGGAAAGAGCTTCCTTTACCGCACCCTACCGTTCTGGCTCGCCAGTGTGGTCGACCGCACGCTATTCTTGTTGGTGCCCGTTGCCGTATTGCTGTTGCCCGCGTTGCGGCTGGTGCCGGCGCTTTACCAGTGGCGTGTGAGATCGCGCATTTACCGCCACTACGGCTCATTGATCGCGATAGAACGGCGGGCGTTGAATCACTCGACAGCGGAGGAACGCAAGGCGTTCATGGCGGAACTGGACCATATCGAAGAATCCCTCAACAGGCAGCGCACGCCGCTAGCCTATGCGGATGCCTTTTACGTGCTGCGCGAGCATGTCGGATTCGTGCGTGGCCGGCTGAGCGAAGCCGTGCGGCGGGAAAGCGGCCAGTAG
- a CDS encoding CdaR family transcriptional regulator: protein MPTLSSHLREKTTALAQNPSHLIDRVYAAVTGPDGYQSLSPVLRLDIAESITFSVNLWFKSLLFGEFPTTSDLTGCQQLVHRSVHQFIPLELVLRTLRLSSRELWRAYIELGEPDSSLVEELLFNVSPCLFEYFDIMARSITQAYREEQHRQTRWRDSLRHLLCNILFCSPHDAKSFGKAAGALGLDPAAPRIALALDVDTTGIASSARDDEFGRITLAASRHLKVARNDLVYVWHRDRLIIWLPCVRADSINHSDRIVADRSASLALALPNVRRIGVGLMNDGAAGWAASAAEALKAIDFTPKGKDGSRVSLYSSIVMAESACQTDAASRYLRSLLLQLSNEPELVTTREIYLEQNQRRRQSALILGIHPNTLNYRIERIESMLGASLDDVDWISKLDIALKLRGSLMAECSVEPANAQPRLQ, encoded by the coding sequence ATGCCAACACTCAGCAGTCACTTGCGCGAAAAGACAACGGCCTTGGCGCAAAATCCGTCTCACCTGATTGACCGTGTTTATGCGGCGGTGACGGGCCCCGATGGATACCAGTCGCTTTCTCCGGTGCTCAGGCTTGACATTGCCGAATCGATTACGTTTTCAGTAAACCTGTGGTTCAAGTCGCTTCTTTTCGGTGAGTTTCCCACGACCTCAGACCTGACCGGCTGTCAACAACTGGTTCATAGAAGCGTTCACCAGTTCATTCCGCTCGAACTCGTGTTGCGCACGCTTCGCCTGAGTTCCCGCGAACTGTGGCGCGCTTATATCGAACTTGGAGAGCCTGACAGCAGTCTCGTCGAGGAGCTTCTGTTCAACGTGTCACCCTGTCTGTTCGAGTACTTCGACATCATGGCGCGAAGCATTACGCAAGCATATCGTGAGGAACAACATCGGCAGACCCGATGGCGTGACTCGCTTCGTCATTTGCTCTGCAACATCCTTTTCTGTTCACCGCATGACGCGAAATCATTTGGCAAGGCCGCCGGAGCGCTCGGACTTGATCCCGCCGCGCCGCGCATCGCGTTGGCTCTCGATGTCGACACAACGGGTATCGCGTCATCCGCAAGGGACGACGAATTCGGCCGTATTACACTGGCCGCGTCCCGTCATCTGAAAGTCGCGCGGAACGATCTGGTTTATGTCTGGCATCGGGATCGTCTTATCATCTGGTTGCCGTGCGTGCGGGCTGATTCCATCAATCACAGTGACCGGATAGTGGCTGACCGTTCCGCCAGTCTTGCGCTCGCGTTGCCGAATGTACGGAGGATCGGCGTGGGCTTGATGAACGACGGCGCAGCCGGTTGGGCTGCTTCCGCCGCAGAAGCGCTGAAAGCCATCGATTTCACGCCGAAAGGCAAAGACGGGAGCAGGGTTTCACTGTACTCGTCGATCGTAATGGCTGAAAGCGCCTGTCAGACCGACGCCGCATCGCGCTACCTGCGCTCCCTCCTCCTGCAGTTATCCAATGAGCCCGAGCTCGTAACGACGCGGGAAATCTATCTTGAGCAAAATCAGCGTCGGCGGCAATCGGCGCTGATCCTTGGCATTCATCCCAACACGTTGAACTACCGGATCGAACGGATTGAATCGATGCTGGGTGCAAGTCTCGATGACGTGGACTGGATTTCGAAGCTGGATATCGCGCTCAAGTTGCGCGGTTCCCTGATGGCTGAGTGTAGTGTTGAACCTGCCAACGCCCAGCCCAGATTGCAGTGA
- a CDS encoding CdaR family transcriptional regulator, whose amino-acid sequence MLVANPSAVTERTYEMLTNVEGYKTLTPSVRQDIEASIDLTTGLWFQSLLTGEPPSSEDMERFQEFGRRRFHQRVPLQSVLRAFRLGSRAIWRMYIELGENDGPLVNELLVSILPYLFDYFDVMAENIAQNYLEEQYRQARWREALRHQLYSIVFHSPEDHKGFRETAEALGLDSTAPRVALAVDVDLPTSSLFDRERELDRITLASARHLCAVPDDLVRAWHHGRMVLWAPCTRGDSINRTDRQMTERANALVSAIPELRAIGVGLMNEGASGWATSVDEAVRALDFSPKHRSQRQVAMYSSIVLEESARHASNALRYLVSLLEQLSNEPELVATLQTYFEQGQRRGQSAAALGIHPNTLNYRLERIEALLGASLDDVSWIARLDIALKLRRVMK is encoded by the coding sequence GTGCTCGTCGCGAACCCGTCGGCCGTGACCGAACGGACCTATGAGATGCTGACGAACGTGGAGGGCTACAAGACCCTGACGCCATCAGTCAGACAGGATATTGAAGCGTCGATCGATTTAACGACCGGATTGTGGTTTCAGTCGCTCCTGACCGGCGAGCCGCCATCGTCGGAGGACATGGAGCGCTTTCAGGAATTCGGCCGCCGCCGCTTTCACCAACGCGTACCGCTGCAGTCGGTGCTACGGGCCTTTCGCCTTGGGTCGCGTGCGATCTGGCGCATGTACATCGAGCTTGGCGAGAACGACGGACCCCTCGTCAACGAATTGCTGGTCAGCATTTTGCCGTACCTCTTCGACTACTTCGACGTCATGGCGGAGAATATCGCGCAAAATTACCTCGAGGAGCAGTACCGGCAAGCGCGCTGGAGGGAGGCGCTGCGTCATCAGCTTTACAGCATCGTCTTCCATTCACCCGAGGATCACAAGGGGTTTCGAGAAACAGCGGAAGCGCTGGGTCTCGATTCCACAGCGCCACGCGTAGCGCTTGCGGTCGACGTCGATCTGCCGACGAGTTCGCTGTTTGATCGGGAACGGGAACTCGACCGTATTACACTTGCGTCAGCCCGCCATCTCTGCGCTGTGCCGGACGACCTGGTGCGCGCCTGGCATCATGGACGGATGGTTCTGTGGGCTCCCTGCACGCGGGGTGACTCGATCAATCGTACCGATCGCCAGATGACTGAGCGGGCCAACGCCCTGGTGAGCGCGATACCGGAGCTTCGTGCCATTGGCGTCGGCCTGATGAACGAAGGCGCGTCGGGCTGGGCAACCTCAGTCGATGAAGCGGTCAGAGCACTGGACTTTTCGCCGAAACACCGCAGCCAGCGGCAGGTCGCGATGTACTCGAGTATCGTCCTCGAAGAAAGCGCGCGTCATGCCTCAAATGCGTTGCGCTACCTTGTTTCTCTGCTCGAACAGCTATCCAACGAGCCTGAGCTCGTGGCGACGCTGCAAACCTACTTCGAGCAAGGCCAGCGACGCGGACAATCAGCGGCCGCACTTGGTATTCATCCAAACACACTGAACTACAGACTCGAACGCATTGAAGCGCTGCTCGGTGCAAGCCTCGACGACGTCAGCTGGATTGCGAGGCTCGATATCGCTCTCAAGCTGCGCCGAGTGATGAAATGA
- a CDS encoding helix-turn-helix domain-containing protein, protein MEIKGRFPSTVIWNPGAITLLLLSGRRPGEFESNMELAQAGPLTIIWQSGTPHIASRAPRADDRSGEHTLHLMINLCSRWDTSRREQIELRPGEALIVDSRLNYTLELASRYEVVHVILSPQLLERWVPSSGRLIGRRISGTSGWGRPLIAFVAQLSPQLIADSPVPVSVLADQFGALLALVASEGTPRPVTRPEHDLRAQIRDCIAERCCEPGLTALDVAKALNISVRTLHRALTASNEKYGGLLMASRAAIAMRMLKSPLFRRITIAEIGRRAGFADASHFSRVFYRHYRQLPSQLRGEA, encoded by the coding sequence ATGGAAATAAAAGGCCGCTTCCCGAGCACAGTGATTTGGAATCCAGGCGCAATCACGCTTCTGCTGCTCTCGGGCCGACGCCCGGGCGAGTTCGAATCGAATATGGAACTCGCCCAAGCCGGCCCCTTGACTATTATCTGGCAGAGCGGCACGCCTCACATCGCGAGCCGGGCTCCACGTGCTGACGATCGCAGTGGCGAACACACACTACATCTGATGATTAATCTTTGTTCGCGCTGGGACACGAGCCGCCGCGAACAGATCGAGCTACGGCCTGGTGAAGCACTAATCGTCGATTCGCGACTTAACTACACGCTTGAGTTGGCCAGTCGTTATGAGGTCGTCCACGTAATCCTTTCGCCCCAATTGCTTGAACGTTGGGTGCCGTCGTCGGGGCGACTGATCGGCCGACGGATCTCCGGGACTTCTGGCTGGGGACGGCCACTTATCGCGTTTGTGGCACAACTGTCACCCCAATTGATTGCCGATTCGCCAGTCCCGGTGTCCGTCCTCGCCGATCAGTTTGGCGCCTTGCTGGCGCTCGTGGCGAGCGAGGGAACCCCGAGGCCGGTGACAAGACCGGAGCACGACTTACGTGCCCAGATCAGAGACTGCATCGCAGAGCGCTGCTGCGAACCCGGCCTGACTGCGCTAGATGTCGCAAAAGCATTGAATATCTCGGTGAGGACTCTCCACCGTGCGCTGACAGCCTCCAACGAAAAGTACGGTGGGCTTTTGATGGCGTCGCGAGCCGCCATTGCCATGCGGATGCTCAAGTCACCGCTGTTCCGTCGAATCACGATCGCGGAAATCGGTCGGCGAGCAGGTTTCGCCGACGCGTCGCATTTTTCACGTGTGTTTTACCGGCACTACAGGCAGCTACCATCACAACTGCGGGGCGAAGCGTAG
- a CDS encoding GTP-binding protein — MTATNSTHLIPTTILTGFLGSGKTTLLNRILSEYHGGRVAVIENEFGETGIDNELLVQDGDEQIVEMNNGCICCTVRGDLVRILSTLAERRAKGELNFERVIIETTGLADPAPVAQTFFVDDTVQASYVLDAIVTVVDAKHAEAQLSEHHEAQEQVGFADRILMSKVDLVSREEASQLAARLRQMNPRAPIRPVHFGETDLRELLDIRSFDLNAIIDIEPDFLADLAHEHDDDVTSFVYCTKVPLDRDKVEEFFSEMVATYGPAMLRYKGVLDIHGVDRRTVFQGVHMIFGANIDKPWGGVDERETKIVFIGKQLPADLFRSGLDNCMIREDLRQ; from the coding sequence ATGACCGCCACAAACTCCACCCATCTGATTCCTACGACGATCCTGACGGGCTTCCTGGGCAGTGGCAAGACCACCCTGCTCAACCGCATCCTGTCCGAATATCATGGCGGCCGCGTCGCCGTGATTGAAAATGAATTCGGGGAGACCGGTATCGATAATGAACTGCTCGTCCAGGACGGCGACGAGCAGATCGTCGAAATGAACAACGGCTGTATCTGCTGCACGGTGCGGGGGGATCTGGTGCGCATCCTGTCGACACTCGCCGAGAGGCGCGCGAAAGGGGAGTTGAACTTCGAACGTGTGATTATCGAGACGACCGGCCTGGCTGACCCTGCGCCGGTTGCGCAGACGTTCTTCGTCGACGACACGGTGCAGGCTTCATACGTGCTCGATGCAATCGTTACGGTGGTTGACGCGAAGCATGCCGAGGCGCAATTGAGCGAGCATCATGAAGCGCAGGAGCAGGTCGGATTCGCGGACCGCATCCTGATGTCGAAGGTTGATCTCGTATCGCGAGAAGAGGCCAGTCAGCTCGCTGCGCGACTGCGGCAAATGAACCCGCGGGCACCGATCAGGCCGGTACATTTCGGTGAGACCGACCTCAGGGAACTGCTGGATATTCGAAGTTTCGACCTCAACGCAATCATCGACATTGAACCGGACTTCCTCGCGGACCTGGCACACGAACACGATGACGACGTTACGTCGTTTGTCTACTGCACCAAGGTTCCGCTCGATCGGGACAAGGTCGAGGAGTTCTTTAGCGAAATGGTCGCCACTTACGGCCCGGCCATGCTGCGCTACAAGGGGGTGCTTGATATCCATGGCGTTGACCGTCGCACCGTCTTCCAGGGCGTGCATATGATCTTCGGTGCGAACATCGACAAGCCGTGGGGTGGGGTTGACGAGCGTGAAACGAAGATCGTCTTCATCGGCAAGCAGTTGCCAGCCGATCTTTTCAGGTCGGGGCTCGACAATTGCATGATTCGCGAAGACCTGCGGCAGTGA
- a CDS encoding alpha/beta fold hydrolase — MTKTIRCQWDSGEIALDVDEAGSGASVVLLPALSTISTRAEMRPLLDLLAPQFHVTTVDWPGFGDQARPKEECSPELLSAFLNRFLSDIVAPPHAVVAAGHAATYALYQAVLRPGTVDRLVLVAPTWRGPLPTMMGGPRAWFSRVRSAIDLPLAGPLLYRLNVSRHVITMMAREHVYSDPDWLDGDRLAAKLAVTRAPGARHSSVRFVTGALDRVANRAAFLDLARRANIPILVIYGDQTPPKSRAEMEALGQLPNVQVEWVMKGKLAIHEEFPEIVSIAIRRFLTKESPL, encoded by the coding sequence ATGACGAAGACGATACGCTGCCAGTGGGACAGTGGAGAGATCGCGCTGGACGTGGATGAGGCCGGCAGCGGCGCTTCGGTCGTCCTCCTGCCGGCCCTGAGTACGATTTCCACTCGCGCGGAGATGCGCCCGCTGCTCGACTTGCTCGCGCCTCAGTTTCACGTGACGACGGTTGACTGGCCGGGGTTTGGCGATCAGGCGCGGCCAAAGGAAGAATGCTCGCCGGAGCTTCTCTCGGCGTTTCTTAACCGGTTTCTGAGCGACATCGTGGCACCACCGCACGCCGTTGTGGCGGCCGGACATGCAGCCACCTATGCGCTTTACCAGGCCGTCTTGCGGCCAGGTACGGTTGATCGCCTGGTCCTCGTCGCACCGACTTGGCGCGGCCCGTTGCCGACGATGATGGGTGGTCCGCGAGCCTGGTTCTCCCGTGTGCGCTCTGCCATTGATCTCCCCCTCGCTGGCCCGCTTCTCTACCGGCTCAACGTCAGCCGCCATGTCATCACCATGATGGCGAGAGAACACGTTTACAGCGATCCTGACTGGCTTGACGGCGATCGTCTCGCGGCCAAACTCGCCGTCACCCGTGCACCCGGAGCCCGGCACAGTTCGGTACGCTTTGTGACCGGTGCGCTAGACCGGGTCGCCAACCGTGCGGCGTTCCTTGATCTTGCGCGCCGAGCCAACATTCCGATCCTCGTGATCTACGGCGATCAGACGCCGCCTAAATCACGTGCCGAAATGGAGGCGTTAGGACAATTGCCAAATGTTCAGGTTGAATGGGTCATGAAGGGCAAGCTCGCGATTCACGAAGAGTTTCCAGAAATCGTCTCCATTGCCATCAGGCGGTTTTTGACGAAGGAATCGCCGCTCTAG
- the phbB gene encoding acetoacetyl-CoA reductase gives MTKQVALVTGGMGGLGEAISIRLHDAGYAVLVTCSPQNTGADSWLARMEADGRQFRAYAVDVADYDSCQLCAERIKAEVGPVDILINNAGITRDAGFRKLDKVNWDAVIRTNLDSVFNMTKPWCDSMVERGWGRIINVSSIIGSKGGFGQTNYAAAKAGMHGFTKSLALEVAKKGVTVNTISPGYIATKMVTAVPQDILDSRIIPQIPVGRLGQPDEVAALVLYLCSREAAFVTGANIAINGGQHLQ, from the coding sequence ATGACGAAACAGGTTGCCTTGGTCACAGGCGGAATGGGCGGACTCGGTGAAGCGATCAGCATCAGACTGCACGACGCCGGCTATGCAGTCCTGGTCACCTGCTCGCCGCAGAATACCGGTGCGGACAGCTGGCTGGCCCGCATGGAAGCCGACGGGCGGCAGTTCCGCGCGTATGCCGTCGATGTCGCCGACTACGATTCGTGTCAGCTATGCGCCGAGCGGATCAAGGCGGAAGTCGGCCCAGTCGACATCCTGATCAATAACGCCGGCATCACACGGGATGCGGGCTTCAGGAAACTCGACAAAGTCAATTGGGATGCGGTGATCCGCACCAATCTCGACTCGGTGTTCAACATGACGAAGCCGTGGTGCGACAGCATGGTTGAACGGGGCTGGGGTCGCATCATCAACGTGTCGTCGATCATTGGCAGCAAGGGCGGTTTCGGTCAGACGAACTATGCGGCCGCCAAAGCGGGCATGCACGGCTTCACGAAGTCACTGGCGCTCGAAGTGGCGAAGAAAGGCGTCACGGTCAACACGATCTCGCCCGGCTATATCGCCACGAAGATGGTCACAGCAGTGCCACAGGACATTCTGGACAGCAGGATCATTCCGCAGATTCCGGTCGGCCGCCTCGGGCAGCCGGACGAAGTGGCCGCGCTGGTTCTGTACCTGTGCTCCCGTGAGGCGGCTTTCGTGACCGGCGCCAACATCGCGATCAATGGCGGCCAGCACCTGCAGTGA